The Pyrenophora tritici-repentis strain M4 chromosome 10, whole genome shotgun sequence genome contains a region encoding:
- a CDS encoding Qor, NADPH:quinone reductase and related Zn-dependent oxidoreductase: MSTQKAVVHVSKGVSELRNDVPLPKIPSDNWLLVKTKAVALNPTDWKNIERSTAPGAIAGCDYAGVVEEIGKSVTTYQVGDRIAGFVRGGDPADHSNGAFAEYIKTKAGINAKIPDNMSFVDAATLGVGITTVAQGLYQELGLPLPPAKVQEPTSVLIYGGSTATGTLAIQFAKQSGCEVIATASPHNFDLLRKLGADHVLDYNEADVGAKIRKATNDKLKLAFDCIAEGNSFDITAAAISSSGGHMSALLPVKDYPRNDVKTKFTLAYTALGEKYDDKRDASQTDYEFGAKFWRQAEDWLNNGKIKTHPVEVRDGLASVPQGLQDLKDGKVSGVKLVYRVE, encoded by the exons ATGTCTACCCAAAAAGCAGTCGTTCACGTCTCAAAAGGTGTCTCTGAATTGAGGAACGACGTACCCCTACCTAAAATTCCAAGCGACAATTGGCTTCTTGTCAAGACCAAAGCTGTAGCACTAAACCCAACTGATTGGAAGAACATCGAACGGTCAACAGCACCTGGCGCTATTGCCGGGTGTGACTATGCTGGTGTAGTCGAAGAAATTGGCAAGAGCGTGACCACCTACCAGGTCGGAGACCGAATCGCCGGCTTCGTTCGTGGAG GCGACCCAGCAGATCATTCCAATGGTGCTTTTGCCGAGTACATCAAGACCAAGGCCGGTATCAACGCAAAGATCCCCGATAACATGTCTTTCGTGGATGCCGCAACCTTGGGCGTCGGAATTACCACAGTCGCCCAAGGCTTGTATCAGGAACTTGGCCTGCCACTACCCCCAGCCAAGGTACAAGAACCTACCTCGGTGTTGATCTATGGTGGATCTACTGCAACAGGTACACTTGCCATCCAGTTTGCGAAACAATCTGGCTGCGAAGTCATTGCAACGGCCTCTCCGCACAACTTCGACCTGCTGCGCAAGCTAGGCGCGGACCACGTTCTCGACTACAACGAGGCCGATGTAGGTGCCAAGATACGGAAGGCGACAAACGATAAGCTCAAGCTCGCGTTTGACTGCATTGCCGAAGGCAATTCTTTCGACATCACCGCTGCAGCCATCAGTTCCAGTGGAGGTCACATGTCTGCGCTCCTGCCAGTGAAGGACTACCCGAGAAACGACGTCAAAACCAAGTTCACCTTGGCCTACACGGCGCTTGGTGAAAAATACGACGATAAACGCGATGCCAGCCAGACTGACTACGAATTCGGTGCCAAGTTCTGGAGACAGGCTGAAGACTGGCTTAACAACGGCAAGATCAAGACGCATCCAGTCGAGGTGCGAGATGGGTTGGCCAGTGTTCCGCAAGGTCTGCAGGATCTGAAGGACGGTAAGGTCTCCGGTGTGAAGCTTGTGTACAGGGTCGAGTAA
- a CDS encoding Med7 multi-domain protein — translation MADPQPPPDDEDLILSFFPDPPPFYKHFTTENVKRLKEIEEEATSDNDDTKTSSTTKLTTEQILALPTELRYLIPPEPPGDDDEFHVFDVVTKAKGTNVFMKNMEYIAHNLALEGVFTDWTYEQLYPSGDAGTGAGDTDPSSPQQQPTTTTNSATLDRQNYLFRFLRSILLNYISLLGIVASNPTSDAKEQKLKDIMTMVANMHALINEYRPHQARHTLIERMEEQVRRKREEVEGVRRMGEQVREVLSGFGAVDGEDKSVVREVEVQDGALREEEARRDAFRGMWEAADEVVV, via the coding sequence ATGGCAGACCCGCAGCCACCGCCAGACGACGAAGATCTGATCCTAAGCTTCTTCCCCGACCCCCCACCTTTCTACAAGCACTTCACCACGGAGAACGTGAAGCGACTGAAGGAGATTGAAGAAGAAGCCACATCCGATAATGACGACACAAAAACCTCTTCCACAACGAAGCTCACGACCGAGCAAATCCTCGCTCTACCAACCGAACTGCGCTACCTAATCCCACCTGAACCGCCCGGCGACGACGATGAATTCCACGTCTTCGACGTCGTCACAAAAGCAAAAGGCACAAACGTCTTCATGAAGAACATGGAATACATAGCGCACAACCTCGCCCTAGAAGGCGTCTTCACAGACTGGACGTACGAGCAACTCTACCCCTCCGGCGACGCTGGGACTGGGGCTGGCGACACCGACCCCTCCTCCCCACAGCAACAACCCACAACAACCACAAACTCGGCGACGCTCGACCGCCAAAACTACCTTTTCCGCTTCTTACGCAGTATACTGCTAAACTACATCTCACTACTGGGTATCGTCGCCTCGAACCCCACGTCCGACGCGAAGGAGCAGAAGCTCAAGGATATCATGACCATGGTTGCAAATATGCATGCGCTAATCAACGAGTATCGGCCGCATCAGGCGAGACACACGTTGATTGAGCGGATGGAGGAGCAGGTGCGGCGCAAGAgggaggaggtggagggtGTGAGGCGCATGGGGGAGCAGGTTAGGGAAGTGCTGTCGGGGTTTGGAGCGGTTGATGGCGAGGATAAAAGTGTGGTGAGAGAGGTGGAGGTGCAGGATGGGGCCTtgagagaagaggaggcgAGGAGGGATGCGTTCAGGGGGATGTGGGAGGCGGCTGATGAGGTCGTGGTGTAG
- a CDS encoding DUF2235 domain containing protein, with product MPSKTSTRPPKRLAIFCDGTWVGRETKVDDAPPSNIRQLANMVGEVHYTKDPTAAAVHPIVPHAHTNSSNITAGYQEGVGLNKNFLQYIWDGATASSISEECISVYKYIVENFTSEHEIWLFGFSRGAFTVRCVAGMINNCGIIKRREQYTDAELYRLCFEVFRTYRSNLPSDAPGSDECQRWKGLDDKVWQVKRPIRFMGVIDTVGALGIPRLNAGIGFDWSPFEFFDQSMSAVVQHVWHAPCLHDRLWIFQPCLVLPDAADEAEDGRTVVRQTWFPGTHYDVGRMTFRFVRQNPVNWIEEVLGWLPDLLSRTIYPNQVLSDAVLRWLVRGVMEVDGGSETMIMPRAEEDIQRLSEEFVKAASRAHAEEMEESHYTGSGDIYGDVLAYAPGGVLFSAVKKTSHSITSALNKFLPSLGIGDNIQQLLGIKTLISILTATNDRRIPGTEADIYPYMEEERVLVDGVETVVPSIEILGRMNQETRERVRYPSKTVEAFKLWKGVFGKEENGQAEGQKHGRVNGKIDEKTDGVNGTNGA from the coding sequence ATGCCATCAAAAACCAGCACCCGTCCCCCAAAACGCCTCGCCATCTTCTGCGACGGCACTTGGGTGGGCCGCGAAACAAAAGTCGACGATGCACCGCCTAGTAATATCCGCCAACTCGCCAACATGGTAGGCGAAGTACACTACACTAAAGACCCGACGGCCGCAGCCGTGCACCCCATCGTCCCACACGCGCACACCAATAGCAGCAACATAACAGCCGGCTACCAAGAAGGCGTCGGGCTAAACAAGAACTTTTTGCAATATATCTGGGACGGAGCGACCGCCTCGTCGATAAGTGAAGAATGCATCTCCGTGTACAAATACATTGTCGAGAACTTTACTTCCGAACACGAGATCTGGCTCTTTGGCTTCTCGCGGGGCGCCTTCACCGTACGCTGTGTTGCGGGTATGATCAACAACTGCGGCATCATCAAGCGACGGGAGCAATACACGGATGCAGAACTGTATAGACTGTGCTTTGAAGTTTTTCGAACGTATCGATCTAACTTACCCTCTGATGCACCGGGGTCAGATGAGTGTCAGCGGTGGAAGGGGTTGGACGACAAAGTATGGCAGGTCAAACGACCGATTCGCTTCATGGGTGTTATTGATACGGTTGGGGCGCTGGGGATACCGAGGTTGAATGCTGGGATAGGGTTTGATTGGAGTCCGTTTGAGTTCTTCGATCAGAGTATGAGTGCGGTTGTCCAGCATGTGTGGCATGCACCCTGTTTGCACGACCGACTTTGGATCTTCCAGCCTTGTCTCGTTCTACCAGACGCTGCGGACGAGGCGGAAGATGGTAGGACGGTTGTTCGCCAAACGTGGTTTCCGGGCACGCATTACGATGTCGGGCGTATGACGTTCCGGTTCGTGAGGCAGAATCCTGTGAATTGGATTGAGGAGGTGTTGGGGTGGTTGCCGGATTTGCTGAGTCGCACGATTTATCCGAATCAGGTGCTTAGTGATGCTGTGCTGAGGTGGTTGGTGCGGGGTGTTATGGAGGTGGATGGCGGGTCTGAGACGATGATTATGCCACGAGCGGAAGAGGATATTCAGAGGTTGAGTGAGGAGTTTGTCAAGGCGGCGAGTAGGGCGCATGcagaagagatggaggagtCGCATTACACCGGTAGTGGCGATATCTATGGCGATGTCTTGGCCTATGCACCCGGCGGTGTGTTGTTTAGTGCTGTTAAGAAGACTTCGCACTCCATCACTTCAGCTCTCAACAAATTTTTACCGTCGCTTGGTATTGGCGATAATATTCAGCAGTTGTTGGGTATCAAGACGCTGATTAGTATCCTGACGGCGACAAACGATCGCCGTATTCCGGGGACAGAAGCGGATATCTATCCGTATATGGAGGAAGAGAGAGTGTTGGTCGATGGCGTGGAGACAGTGGTGCCGAGTATAGAGATTTTGGGTCGCATGAATCAGGAGACAAGGGAGAGGGTCAGGTATCCGAGTAAGACGGTCGAAGCATTTAAGTTGTGGAAGGGGGTCTTTGGGAAAGAGGAGAATGGACAAGCAGAAGGGCAGAAGCATGGGCGGGTCAATGGAAAGATTGATGAGAAGACGGATGGTGTGAATGGTACGAACGGAGCATGA
- a CDS encoding NemA, NADH:flavin oxidoreductase, Old Yellow Enzyme family, whose amino-acid sequence MGIEADTATPHSHHALAKDVPEDKKSDQVPKHDELRNKAATGISYFTPAQEPVAGTALGMHDKSSKIPKLFQPLKLRGLEIQNRLALSPLCQYSAEDGHHTNWHLTHLGGIIQRGPGLSFVEATAVVAEGRITPEDSGLWKDSQMEPLRKIVEFAHSQGQKIGIQLGHAGRKASTVAPWLSKGDIATKEMNGWPDNVYGPSAIAFNDHHCTPKEMTKQDIETFKQAFVDAVKRALKIGFDTIEIHNAHGYLLHSFLSPASNKRTDEYGGSFENRTRLTLEIVELARKTIPDSMPLVLRISATDWLDEAGIEGWTLDQTVRLAEILAEKGVDLLDVSSGGLHEKQHIHGGPGYQEPFAKAVKDKVGDKMAVGTVGSITDGKQANGYLENDNLDVAFIGRMFQKNPGFVWQCADDLGVEVRWANQIRWGFGGRGKKDQVIDKNAFANEAAFEMNKPKM is encoded by the exons ATGGGTATCGAGGCTGATACTGCGACGCCGCATTCTCACCATGCTCTCGCAAAGGATGTCCCCGAGGACAAGAAGAGCGATCAAGTCCCAAAGCATGATGAGTTAAGGAACAAGGCTGCGACTGGT ATTTCTTACTTCACTCCTGCTCAGGAACCTGTAGCTGGAACTGCTCTTGGAATGCACGACAAGAGCTCCAAGATTCCCAAGCTCTTCCAGCCCCTCAAGCTCCGTGGTCTTGAGATCCAGAACCGCCTCGCCCTCTCTCCCCTCTGCCAATACTCGGCTGAAGATGGCCACCACACTAACTGGCATCTCACACACTTGGGCGGTATCATTCAGCGTGGACCTGGGTTGTCATTTGTAGAGGCCACAGCTGTTGTTGCTGAGGGCCGCATCACACCTGAAGACAGTGGTCTCTGGAAAGACTCACAGATGGAGCCTCTCCGCAAGATTGTCGAGTTTGCGCACTCGCAGGGCCAGAAGATTGGTATTCAACTTGGACACGCTGGACGCAAGGCTAGCACCGTAGCACCCTGGTTGAGCAAGGGAGACATTGCTACCAAGGAAATGAACGGCTGGCCAGACAATGTGTACGGCCCGTCAGCCATTGCATTCAACGACCATCATTGCACACCCAAGGAGATGACCAAACAGGACATAGAGACCTTTAAGCAGGCTTTTGTTGACGCCGTCAAGCGTGCCTTGAAGATCGGCTTTGACACAATCGAGATCCACAACGCACACGGATACCTCCTGCACTCTTTCCTCTCGCCTGCATCCAACAAGCGAACTGACGAGTACGGCGGATCGTTCGAGAACCGCACCCGTCTCACACTAGAGATAGTCGAGCTCGCCCGCAAGACCATTCCAGACTCTATGCCTTTGGTTCTTCGTATCAGCGCAACAGACTGGCTCGACGAGGCTGGTATCGAAGGCTGGACACTTGATCAGACTGTCAGGCTTGCCGAGATTCTGGCTGAGAAGGGTGTAGACCTACTAGATGTCTCATCTGGTGGTCTTCACGAAAAGCAGCATATTCACGGCGGACCCGGATACCAGGAGCCTTTCGCCAAGGCTGTAAAGGATAAGGTTGGCGATAAGATGGCGGTCGGTACTGTTGGCAGCATCACCGATGGCAAGCAGGCAAACGGATACCTGGAGAACGACAACCTGGACGTGGCTTTCATTGGTCGCATGTTTCAGAAGAACCCTGGCTTTGTATGGCAATGCGCTGACgaccttggtgttgaagtCCGATGGGCAAACCAGATCCGATGGGGCTTCGGAGGCCGTGGCAAGAA GGACCAAGTCATCGATAAGAATGCCTTTGCCAATGAAGCCGCGTTTGAAATGAACAAGCCGAAGATGTGA
- a CDS encoding Atrophin-1 multi-domain protein → MGCCGDREKGVTVTEEQKWDYITLSDFKSTSCLAPFSYAWLWILVLISCAVYAADAFTAVNLLAFDKWTSQVKPVVPFEIAKWIFAITIIISYVFLIYRWIRALRVMRMGSVTECYLEPLAAILQSMRITKEGQGWRRFLVFAELTKSKKGANYIALFVYFQFKSALILIVAQGPRIALNAMTLYAVMQAQIIPGGDHSAKDRSNFEQFFMNIKIMVDTGNKQEIVIYFTMLFSLVIWVITALSLLAAGLAYIFFLWHYIPKADGSLTNYCRRKVETRLERIVGKKIKKAIERQNQQLKKEEERAIKKGEFDSSKSRPTLPKLDGDDDDRSTVFSMQRSDTMNTISTLPPYSASNAPSYRTNTMNSTGRSLIQKPSLPTLDERPAMPNRSETGFSSYGSNAPMLNQAGNMGRSSPAPPMPPLDRNGPGYFGEQHNPQYAPERSFTSMAQGRASPMPPRGPMPPVDTNYNNFQYQSEPQPSRPYQEFSPFNSRNPQMGQEYELSPVDMTPTEDITRHYYGDSSPEDYQPPQMPDNLRAGSPAMSRPAGLPSQPRSGTAPPRAGVPQSLQSAIQRREASNPFPNRGMNGSALPQQQQRSATAPIQQPGWAQGPPPRSFTPQGPPPRSFTPQGPPPRSFTPQGPPPRNFTPQGPGPQQRGYGPGAPRDFDSY, encoded by the exons ATGGGGTGCTGTGGAGACCGTGAAAAGGGCGTCACCGTGACCGAGGAGCAGAAATGGGACTACATT ACGCTGTCTGACTTCAAGTCAACCTCGTGTCTCGCGCCCTTTTCCTACGCTTGGCTGTGGATCCTCGTTCTCATCTCCTGCGCCGTCTACGCCGCCGATGCCTTCACTGCCGTCAACCTCCTCGCCTTTGACAAGTGGACGAGCCAAGTCAAGCCCGTCGTTCCCTTTGAAATCGCAAAATGGATCTtcgccatcaccatcatcatctcCTATGTTTTCCTCATATACCGATGGATCCGCGCTCTGCGCGTCATGCGCATGGGCAGTGTGACCGAGTGCTACCTCGAGCCTTTGGCTGCTATCTTGCAGAGTATGCGCATCACAAAGGAGGGTCAGGGTTGGCGTCGCTTCTTGGTCTTCGCCGAGTTGACCAAGAGTAAAAAGGGTGCCAACTACATTGCCCTCTTCGTCTACTTCCAGTTCAAGAGCGCCCTAATCCTCATTGTCGCCCAAGGACCGCGCATTGCTCTCAACGCCATGACCCTGTATGCCGTCATGCAAGCCCAGATTATCCCAGGAGGCGATCACAGTGCCAAGGACCGTTCCAATTTTGAGCAGTTCTTCATGAATATCAAAATCATGGTCGACACCGGCAACAAGCAGGAAATCGTCATCTACTTCACCATGTTGTTCTCGCTCGTCATCTGGGTCATTACCGCCCTGTCCTTGCTCGCCGCTGGACTAGCATACATCTTCTTCCTGTGGCACTACATTCCCAAGGCTGACGGCAGCTTGACCAACTACTGCCGACGCAAGGTCGAGACTCGTCTGGAGCGCATTGTTGGCAAGAAGATCAAGAAGGCGATTGAGAGGCAGAACCAGCAATTgaagaaggaagaagagagggCTATCAAGAAGGGTGAATTCGATTCATCAAAATCACGCCCCACTCTGCCTAAGCTGGACGGAGACGATGACGACAGATCAACTGTTTTCTCTATGCAACGATCCGACACTATGAACACGATTTCAACGCTTCCACCGTATTCTGCGTCCAATGCGCCTTCATACAGGACCAATACCATGAACTCAACGGGCCGAAGCTTGATCCAGAAGCCTTCTCTACCTACGCTGGACGAGCGCCCTGCCATGCCCAACCGTTCCGAAACAGGCTTTTCCAGCTATGGCTCTAATGCGCCCATGTTGAATCAAGCCGGTAACATGGGCAGGTCGTCGCCAGCGCCTCCTATGCCACCTCTGGATCGCAATGGGCCGGGATACTTTGGTGAACAGCACAACCCGCAATACGCGCCCGAGAGGTCTTTTACTTCAATGGCTCAGGGCAGAGCATCTCCAATGCCGCCGCGTGGACCAATGCCGCCTGTTGATACAAACTACAACAACTTCCAATACCAGTCCGAGCCTCAACCTAGCCGCCCTTACCAAGAGTTCAGCCCTTTCAACAGCCGAAACCCACAAATGGGTCAAGAGTACGAGCTTTCGCCTGTTGATATGACGCCAACAGAGGACATTACGCGCCACTACTACGGAGACTCGAGCCCAGAGGACTACCAGCCACCACAGATGCCGGACAACTTAAGAGCCGGATCGCCTGCCATGTCTCGGCCTGCCGGCTTACCGAGCCAGCCACGATCAGGCACCGCACCGCCTCGTGCTGGTGTGCCACAATCTCTGCAATCTGCTATCCAACGTCGCGAAGCCTCGAACCCTTTCCCCAACCGAGGAATGAACGGATCGGCCCTACCTCAACAACAGCAACGCAGCGCAACTGCACCGATTCAGCAACCGGGTTGGGCTCAAGGTCCTCCCCCACGCAGCTTCACACCTCAGGGACCCCCACCTCGCAGCTTTACACCCCAGGGCCCTCCCCCTCGTAGCTTCACTCCCCAGGGACCTCCTCCACGTAACTTCACCCCACAAGGCCCCGGCCCCCAACAGCGCGGTTACGGTCCAGGTGCTCCCCGCGACTTCGACAGCTACTGA